A region of the Rubripirellula tenax genome:
GCCGGTCGTGGAACCGGTTGGCTTGGTCCTTACTTCAATATCCTGCCGGTCATCGTCGTGGGGCTATTCCTGGCTCAACAAAAGATGTTCATGCCTCCGGCGACGGATGAACAGACCGCGATGACGCAAAAAATGATGAACATCATGACGCTGATGATGGGACTCTTCTTCTTCCGAGTCCCTGCCGGCTTGTGCATCTATTTTATCACCAGCAGTCTGTGGGGCATCGGTGAGCGGATCCTTGTAAAGAAGACGTTGCCCACGAAATCGCACTTCGACGCAGCGGTTCTAGAGGGTTCGGCGGTGCCGAAGGGTTCTAAGCCTGCGGATCGGAAAGAAACCCTGGCCGACAAAATCAAGAACGCCGTCAACAAACCCGAACCCACCTTTGACCGCCCCAACAAGCGGAAGCGACCGAAAAAGTAGGAATTAAAAGGCAACAGGTTTAGGTAACGGGTTTAGGTAACGGGTAACGGGCAGGCCGATCCGCCAAGGGCATCGTTTTCCTTCCTGTTACCTGTTACCTACTCCCCGAGTGCGTCTAGGACTTGTTGATCGTGTCCGTCCACGCGGACGCGTTTCCAGATTTTGGCGACTTTCCCGTCGGCGTCGATCAAAAACGTCGACCGCTGGATTCCCATCGATTTCTTGCCGTACATGTTCTTTTCGCGATAAGCACCGTACTTTTCGCTGACCGCGTTGCCGACATCGACCAAAAGCGGGAACGGCAGCGAATATTTTTTACGAAATTTGGCGTGACTCTCCGCCGTGTCGCCACTGATTCCGAACAGGTGAACCCCCACCGTCTTCAGCTCGTCATAACGGTCACGAAACGCACAGGCTTCTTTGGTACAGCCCGGCGTGTCGTCGCGAGGGTAGAAATAGATGACGACAGGTTTTCCCTTTAAATCGCTAAGTTTTACCTTCGTGCCGGTATCGTCGGCCAACGTAAATGCGGGAGCCTTTTTGCCTGGTTCGATCCAATCAGCCATCAAAAATTCGGAGGGTTAGGGGAGAAAAAAAGAAGCCGTGCAGTTCTAACGCAGGATAGTTGGGTGTCCAGCCAAGTTGGGCTAGCCAGCGGTTCTATCTCACCGGTGCGTGACAGCCACGTTAAATCTACTAGACTCTCGATTATGAGCGACAATACATCACCTGAAATGAACGATCCGAACGAATCCCCAAAGGGCCAGATCGACGGCGAACAGTCGTCTGCCGAGTCACCGCAACCGAAGGCGGCGAAGCCTGACAATGTCAATCCGATGGTTCGTCCGTCTCGGGCGATTCGGCCACACGGTACCGCCGATGGGCTGAAGTTGGCCACCGAAGCCGCTCGTGTGGCGATCGAAAACAACGGCATGGATGTGATGGTGCTCGACGTATGTGCCCAATCCGCCGAGTTCGACTACTTCGTGCTGGCGACGGGAACCAGCCGACGGCAGCTTCACGCGATCAGCGAATTGATCGACGACGCACTTGAAAAAGGGCTTGGCGATCAACGCCTGGGAATCGAAGGCTACGACGAGAGTCGTTGGATCGTGCTTGATTACGGCAGCGTCGTGATTCACCTGTTCGACGAAGAAACGCGTGAATACTACGATCTGGAATCGTTGTGGGCCGACGGCAAACCGATCGCGCTCTCGGATCTCGGCCTGACTTCATAACCCCGCTCGGCTGCAATCATTGCCAATCGCGCACTTTGACTAGCCCCGGTTTTCGCGATGAATAACTCGGAACCGGGGCTAGCGCCCAAACGGCCAATCATTGTGAATGCAAGCGGTACTCAATCGTCAAACCGCTGACGATTTCTGCTACTCGATAACCGAGTTGACACGGAAAAATTGGGTTTCGTGTCGAATCTGACTGGACCGTCATTGCCGCAATGGCCTTTGGCACCTTCTCGCCATCGTATGGAACAAGTGATCAAAGGGCGTGCGAGGTTTTCGACAATCCGCCGAACCGCTAAAACGAATCGAGACTCGGACCGATTCCGTCTCAAAAACCGCTTCTAGGTCGCATCATGCACATCCCCCATCTATTGCAACAACGTTTCGTCGACGCACTCCAAGGGCTGACCGACGATCCCGATTCGTTTGCGTCCATGATTCGGGCAACCACGGATCCGATTCACGGCGACTATCAATGCAACGCCGCGATGCCGCTTTGCAAACAGATCGGTCAAGATGCGCGCTGGGTCGCCGAAACGCTTGTGAGTCGTTTGAAAGTAGCCGACTTTTGCGAAGAGCCCACCGTCGCCGGACCAGGTTTCATCAATCTGAAACTGCAGGATGCATTCCTGGTTGACCAGTTGAAGAACATGCTCGGTGACTCGCGATGCGGCGTCGCCGAGGTGCCTTCGGCAACGAATATCGTGATCGACTTTTCTTCGCCGAACGTGGCTAAGCC
Encoded here:
- the bcp gene encoding thioredoxin-dependent thiol peroxidase — encoded protein: MADWIEPGKKAPAFTLADDTGTKVKLSDLKGKPVVIYFYPRDDTPGCTKEACAFRDRYDELKTVGVHLFGISGDTAESHAKFRKKYSLPFPLLVDVGNAVSEKYGAYREKNMYGKKSMGIQRSTFLIDADGKVAKIWKRVRVDGHDQQVLDALGE
- the rsfS gene encoding ribosome silencing factor, which encodes MSDNTSPEMNDPNESPKGQIDGEQSSAESPQPKAAKPDNVNPMVRPSRAIRPHGTADGLKLATEAARVAIENNGMDVMVLDVCAQSAEFDYFVLATGTSRRQLHAISELIDDALEKGLGDQRLGIEGYDESRWIVLDYGSVVIHLFDEETREYYDLESLWADGKPIALSDLGLTS